A window of Plantibacter sp. PA-3-X8 genomic DNA:
CTCGATGCCCTTCGACAGCACGATCCGATTCACCCAGATGGTCCGGGGGATCGTCGTCGAACGCACCAGCTTCGCCTCGCGCAGGAAGGCGCGCGTGCTGTCGGACACCGATCCGGTGAACCACATCCATGGCAGCAGGGCGGCGAGGAGGAACACGATGTACGGTTCCTCGCCGACATCGCGCCGGAACACCTGCGTGAAGACGAACCAGTAGATCCCGCTCATGACGAGGGGGTCGAGGATGGACCACACGTAGCCGAGCGCGCTCGTCGAGTAGCGCACACGCAGGTCTCGGACGGTCAGGATCCAGAGCGCGTGGCGATACCTCGCCGAACGCGACATCCTTGGCCGCGTTTCAGCAGAAGAACTCACGGGACCAACCTTATCGAGGCGACGCAGGAACGCCGCCCGCGACGCTCAGCGTCGGGACGGCGTTCGTGTGCGATGTGGACGGGGCCCTCAGACGAAGAGGTTCGCGCGCTCGAGGTCCTCGGCGAAGTCGACCTCGACCGCGTAGAGGTCGGAGATGTCGACCGGCTCGACGAGCATGCCTTCGCGCTCGATGGCGAGCTCGATGCCGCGCTCGAAGTAGTCCTGGTCGCCGACCTTGGTCAGGTAGCGGTGCAGCATCGTCTTGTCCTGCGACGAGATGTAGTTGATGCCCACGGCCTCTCCGAGCCCGCCGACGACGGTCTTCGAGAGCTCCTTGATGTAGCCCTCGGCGCTCGTCGTGTACTTGACCTCTTCGTCGGACACCTTGGAGGTGTTGACGGTCACGAACGAACGGTCCTTGGCGATCATCGCGGCAGCGCGGTCGAGGACGGCCGGGTCGAAGACGACGTCGCCGTTCATCCAGAGCACGCCGCCGGCCTGAGACGCCGCGAGGGCGCGCATGAGGCTCTTCGAGGTGTTGGTCTGGTCGTACTGCTCGTTGTAGACGAAGGAGGCATCGGGGAAGGCCTCGATGATGTGCTCGAGCTTGTAGCCGACGACGATCGTCACCTTGGCGCTCGCTCCGAACGCGTGGTGGATGTTGTCGAACTGCTGCTGCATGATGGTGCGGCCGTCGCTGAGCTCGGTCAGGGGCTTGGGGAGCGAGCGGCCGAGACGGCTGCCCATCCCTGCGGCAAGGATCACTACCTGGGTGGTCACGTTGTTCTCCTCAGTGTGGGTATGGAATCACGCGGTGCCACGATGCTGTGGACGATTCACCGAGG
This region includes:
- a CDS encoding NTP transferase domain-containing protein yields the protein MTTQVVILAAGMGSRLGRSLPKPLTELSDGRTIMQQQFDNIHHAFGASAKVTIVVGYKLEHIIEAFPDASFVYNEQYDQTNTSKSLMRALAASQAGGVLWMNGDVVFDPAVLDRAAAMIAKDRSFVTVNTSKVSDEEVKYTTSAEGYIKELSKTVVGGLGEAVGINYISSQDKTMLHRYLTKVGDQDYFERGIELAIEREGMLVEPVDISDLYAVEVDFAEDLERANLFV